The nucleotide window TTCTCCTAGAAGAAAAAAGGGTCTTCAAACCCAACTACAAAATTGTGGAAGAAGCCCACATAAAAAACTGGGAGGCAGAGTTAGAAAAAGGAAAAAACATAGAAAAATACTGGGCAGAAAAAGCCAAAGAACTCGAATGGTTCCAAAAATGGGACAAAGTCCTCGACGACAGCAACAAACCATTCTACAAATGGTTCACCAATGGCAAAATAAACATGACCTACAACGCAGTAGACCGATGGATACACACCTCCAAAAGAAACCAAGTAGCAATACTCTACGTAAACGAAAGAGGAGACGAAGAAAAACTAACATACTACGAACTATACCGCCAAGTAAACAAAATGGCCAACGCACTCAAAAGCCTAGGAATAAAAAAAGGAGACGTAGTCGCACTCTACATGCCAATGTGCCCAGAAGCAATCATAACAATGCTAGCATGCGCAAAAATCGGAGCACCCCACACAGTAATCTACTCCGGTCTTAGCGTAGGAGCACTAGTAGAAAGAGTAAACGACGCAAAAGCCAAGATAATAGTCACAGCAGACGGAACATACAGACGAGGCAAAATCATCGAACTCAAAAAAATAGTTGACGAAGCAATCCTACGCTGTCCCACAGTCCAAACAACAGTCATACTAGAACACACAGGAATACCAATAGAACTATCAGATATCAGCGGGAAAGAAGTTCTCTTCGATAGCATAATCGAAGGAGAGGACGACAAATGCGAACCAGAGATAATGGACTCTGAAGACCCATTATTCATACTCTACACCTCAGGTACAACAGGCAAACCCAAGGGCGTAGTCCACACGACAGGAGGCTACATGGTAGGAGTATCAACCACAACAAAACTAGTATTCGACATACACGACGACGACATATTCTGGTGCACAGCCGACATAGGATGGATAACAGGCCACAGCTACATCGTATACGGGCCATTACTCGTAGGCACAACTACAGTAGTATACGAAGGAGCGCCAGACTATCCAGACCCAGGAGTATGGTGGAAAATAATAGAAGAACATGGCATAACAAAATTCTACACCGCACCCACAGCAATAAGACACCTAATGAGATTCGGTGACAAATACCCCAGACTCTACGACCTCTCCACCCTTAAAATACTAGGAAGCGTCGGAGAACCAATAAACCCAGAAGCATGGATATGGTACTACAAGAACATAGGCAGAGAAAAATGTCCAATAATGGACACATGGTGGCAGACCGAAACAGGAATGCACCTCATATCACCACTACCAGTAACACCACTAAAACCAGGATCCGTAACAAAACCACTCCCAGGAATAGAAGCAGAAATCGTTGACAAAAACGGAAAACCAGTACCACCCGGAAAAGGAGGCCACCTCGTAATCAAAACACCATGGCCTGCAATGCTAAGAACCCTCTACAAGGATGAGAAACGCTACATTGAAACCTACTGGGAAAACATACCAGGGGGCGTGTACACTACAGGTGACATGGCCCGCATGGATGAAGACGGGTACATATGGATACAAGGACGATCAGATGACGTGCTAAACATAGCAGGACACAGGATAGGGACTGCAGAAGTCGAATCAGCCTTCGTATCACATCCAGCAGTCGCTGAAGCAGCCGTAATAGGAAAATCAGACCCAGTTAAAGGGGAAGTTATCAAAGCCTTCCTCATACTCAAAAAAGGCTATAGTTTAAACACCGCCTTGATAGGGGATCTTAAAAAACATGTAAGACACGAACTAGGACCAGTAGCAGTTATTGGGGAAATGGTCCAAGTTGATAAACTCCCAAAAACCAGAAGCGGTAAAATAATGAGGAGGATACTCCGAGCCAAAGAAGAAGGATTAGAACTAGGAGACACCTCCACACTCGAAGAATAAAGGTGAAGTTGAAATGGGACAAGAAACCGTTACCATAGTTGATAAAACGGCAAATCCGGCCCCACTAGGACTGCTGGGTTTTGGCATGACTACTGTCTTGTTAAATGTACATAACGCTGGATTAATACCCCTAACGAGCATGATACTTGCCATGGGTTTTGCCTATGGTGGGATAGCCCAGATACTAGCATGTGCAATGGAATATAAGAAAGGTAACACCTTCGCAACCCTAGCATTCGGATCCTATGGACTATTCTGGTGGTCACTAGTATTCTTGTTAATGGTTCCGCAGATTACAATCCTTAAGACCACAGGTACACCAGTCCAGACTGCCGATCCAGCGTCGCTTGCAGCATACCTGTTCATGTGGGGGCTATTTACCCTGCTAATGTTTATAGCAACCCTAAGGTTAAGTAGGGGCTTGCAAGTGATATTCATAAGCCTCGCAGTACTGTTTTTCCTACTTACAATTGGTGAACTAACAGGATCCAAACTTATAACCATGATAGCGGGGTATGAGGGCATATTCACGGGTGCAAGTGCAATATACGTTGGTTTGGGTGAAGTTATAAACGAAGTTTATGGGAGGGACATCATACCAGTTTAATCCTCCCATTTTTTTATCTTTTAGAGGAGTCCCCATTTTTTCTTGAATGCTAATTTTTCTTCGCTGGTCATCCAATGGCTACCATCACAGAATGGTTTATTCTCTGATAATCCACAACGGCATAAAGTCACCCTATTTCGAACTTCATACTCGTACTCATCACTGGACTCTATGGGTATACCACCCCTAACCCATAATGGACCTTCACATTTTTTCTGTTTATCATATATTACAACAATGGATTTCTCAAACTTTTTTTCATAGGCTGTGCCAGTATCCTTAAACCATAATACAAGTCTACCTGAAGGGCAGATCTCAGCCTCCTCTATCGCTGTTTTAATACTCTCAGGGTCTCCTTTTTTTATCAGTTCTCTTATACCACCAGCGCGCATGCAAAAACGTGAATGGTCGCAAAGTTCTGGTAGATCTGTTAATCTGACCTTTTCACTTTCAAATGTAAGGGCACGTGAAATATACGGGTCTCTACTCGCGGTTTCGGCACCGTCAAAACCTATAATTGAATGAGTACCATCACAGTAGGGCTTATCATTGGATCCGCCACACCTACAGAGAATATAAGTCCCCTTAGGGGTATATTCACCCTTCTCTATAATGTCAATAGTATGTCCTTCTTCGTCAGTTACTATTTCACCATAATATAAGGGTATGTTCCCCATGACGAGGCATGGGCCGTCCTTTAATATTTTTATCCTAGGTTTCATTAGTTGCGCTCCTGCGCCGAGCCAAGGCGGCGAATATACCTATAAAACATAATATAGCAAAAACTGAAAAGGAAATATGGGTGCTTCGTAATAATAAATTGAAGTTTGAAGGTTCTATTTTCACCCTTCCGAGGATTAGAGCGAATATTAGGGTTACTATACCTATGCTGAAGCTTTGACCGATAAGTCTCATTGTACTTACTGTAGCAGATGCGATACCGAAGTATTTCTTTTCCACTGAACTCATAATAGCATTAGTGTTGGGCGAAGAGAACAAACCAAATCCTATCCCAAGGATCGCGAGTGAAATAAGTATCATCCAGAGTGGTGTGAGGGCGTTGATGAAAGTTAAGCTGAAAAGTGCAATTGATATTATAGCCATGCCCAAGGCTGCGAGCTTTTGGGGGTTGAATTTGTCTGAGGCTCTTCCAGCCACTGGAGCCACGAGGGCCATTAAAACTGGTTGAATTACCAATATTAGACCGGCTATATTCGGAGTTAAACCCTTTATGTATTGTAGATAATAACTTAAAAGTAGTGAAACACCAAAGGTTGCACTATAATTGATGAGGGCTGCTAAACTTGAAAAGGTGAAGGTGAAATTCTTAAATAATCTCAGGTTAAACACGGGACTTGGATTATTCAATTCTATCCAGAAAAATAGTGAAGCTATCAAAATACTTCCTATGAGCAATATATATGCTGTCTTATCAGGTAGTATGGAGAATCCATATATTAATAGGAAGAGGAATGTGCTATAGGATATCGAACCTCCAAGGTCAAATGTTTCCCCTTTTGCATCAGCCCAATCTTCACGGACCCTTGACATTATAAACACTACAAGTAGCGTTATAGGGATTGTTACAAGGAATAGACTCCTCCATCCAATATAATGTGTCAAGGCGCCTCCAAGCACTGGTCCAAGGGATAAGCCAACATATACTGCTGCCGTGTTTATACCGATAACTTTACCTCTTTCCATTGGCGGATAAACCCTTGTAAGGATTGCTAAACCTGTTACGAACATCATCGCAGAGCCCACACCCTGCAATAGTCTGAATATTATGAGTAATATAGCATTTGGGGCTAATGCGGAAAGTAGAGATGCTATGAAGAATATGATATTTCCATAGATGAATATTTTTTTCATGCCCTTGATTTCAGACAATCTTCCAAAGGGGACTGCGAACATTGCAGCTGCCAAAAGATAAGCTGTAGGGATCCAAGTCTGTAATATAGCATCTATCTGGAATTCCCTGCCAATAACTGGCAATGCCACGTTAATCGAAGAACCCATAAATGGTGTTAGGAATGATGAAAGTGTTGCGGCTAATAAGACATAAAGTTTCAAGGACTTTCCCATAACTTCACACTCCTCATATAAAAAGATTAATGTTTTGATTAATAAACCAACTTCCAATAATCTCCTCTTGGATAATAAAAGATTACTGTCTATTTAAATATATGTTATGCAAAAGAAAAAAATGATAAAATTTATAAAGAGGGGAGTGGTGCTTCCATCCCAGCCATTTTAACACCGGTAAGTGCTGCAGTTTCAAGGTTAAGCGCTCTAAGATCATCCTTTTCAAGTTTTCTGACATCAGTGTTACCTGCCTGTTGTGTTAACATGCAAAGTTCTTCCGTCATGGCTTCAATGTATCTTGCAACCCGTTTACCCCCCTCAACATAATCTAATCTTTTTCTAAGTAACGGATCCTGGGTTGCAATACCCTTGCGACAAGTTCCAGCATAGCACATTTGACAAACCCTACATCCAATAGCTACAAGAGCTGCTGTCCCAATATATACCGCGTCCGCTCCCAATGCTATGGCCTTCGCAACATCAGCCCCGCTCCTTATCCCACCAGCCGCTACAAGGCTCACTTCCTCGCGAAGGTTAACCTCCCTAAGGGCTTCATCAGCTTCTACTATCGCCGCTATAGTGGGTATCCCAGCATGTTCTGTCACAACATCGGGTCCGGCGCCCGTACCCCCTTGCATGCCATCAACCACAACTATATCAGCCCCTGCCTTGGCAGCTATCTTAACATCGTCTCTTACTCGTCCAGAAGTGAACTTGACCATTATCGGCACTCTCCAATCGGTTATTTCCCTAAGTTGTGATATTTTCATGCTAAGATCTTCTGGGCCGACTATATCCATGTGCCTTGCAGGGCTTAGGGCATCCGTACCTTCTGGTATCATCCTTATCCTGGATACTTCCCCTGTAACCTTCTCTCCTAGTAGGTGCCCACCCATACCAGCCTTCGCCCCTTGGCCTATTTTGATCTCGATAGCCTCTGAATTGTTAAGGTAAGCTGCTGATACTCCAAATCTGCCAGATGCATATTGTGCAATAAGTTTTGATGCATATTTTCTCTCTTCTGGTAGCATGCCACCTTCACCTGTGTTTGTGGCCGTGCCTGCGAGTGTGGCTCCCATGGCCAATGCTATTTTGGCTTCTTTGCTAATGGCCCCGAATGACATTGCAGCTATCATTATTGGGGTGTCAAGTTCTAGGGGGTTTTCTGCGTACCTATCCCCTAATATGACCTTTGTGTTGCATGGTTCCCTGTATTTGTCTATTGGTGGTCTTGAAACTTGCGCAGGTACTAGGACGAGATCATCAAATGTTGGTATTCTGCGGAGTGCACCACATCCTCTAACCTTGTAGGTGCCCTCTTCTGATTTTCTTTGTATTTCAGTAAGGTCTGCTAATGACCATACGTTTCTCCTATCCTCTGCAACCGCATTTACCTCTATGGCATTATTAGGGCACATTTCCTCGCATATTCTGCATCCTACGCAATTTTCGTGTCTTATTGGGTGTGGTTCCCCTTTTATTATCTCATAGACTTCATGTGGACAGTTGTTATAGCATGAGAAGCAGCCTTTGCATTGTTCTTCGTCCCTGTTATCGCAGAGGTACCAGCAACAACCTGGTCTGTCGAAGTTCCTTTTACATATTTCAGCTTTTCTTTCAACTTTGAATGGCATCATGATCCTCCCATTGCTTTGAATATTGGACAGGCTGAATATTTAGTGCCAGCCGCCTTCACAACATCTTCAATGTGTCTTGTAAGTTTTGGGATGGGTTTCCATGGGTTCTGGGTGTCCTTGTCAACTACTAGAACCTTATCAACTATCCCCTCTGATAATGCATAGGATAATAGTGCGGTTACAACTCCACCGTCTTGTCCCTTGAACATTGGGGCCTTGGCTGACAGTATCTTGATATAATTTCCGAGTGGTTTTTTTGCGGTTTCATGGCTTATGAGGTTGTCTGGTACATAGGTTCTTGGGCAGGCTATGTAGCATGCGTTACAGGCTGGTGGACATTCTCCTCTTATTTCCGGTTTTCTGTCTTCTATTTTTATGATTTCCTCTGGACATGAGAGTAGGCATGCTCCACATAATACACAGGCCCCTATATCTATAACATCTCCTTTAAGGTCTCTGAATTGATAATCAGTTACTTCTTCGAGGTATTGTGTCTCGGGCATCACTCTCCAGTACATTACTTGTCTTGCAACTTTTTCTCTTTCTTTGATTTCAATTAGGTTTTTTTCTTTTTTCTTTGCGGCTAAACTTTGGAGTAATTCAAGTCCATGGTCGTCTATTGGCCTAGTTTTGATGTATTTATTCTTTTCAGCTGCTTTGATGAGCTCCAGTCCTTTTTTTGTTCTTATGATTATGGTTGACCATCCTCTGGGTGAGCCTACTGAACCTATTGATATGTCGGCTTGTTCTGCTGTATAATCCATACAGATTTGGCAGCTTTTGCGCATGGCCTCTTTTAATTCTTTTAGGGGTACTGATATTATATCTCCATTGTTTAAGTGGAATTTAGCGGATCCGCCTTCTATTCTGCATTGTATTATCTCTTTTAGACTTATTCCTTTCCCTTTTAGGAGTTTTTTAAGGTATTTGTAGGAGAAGTTTTCCATGCAGAATAATCCTATTTTTAATGTGACTGGGAATTCTTTTATGAAGGATTCGTAGTCTTTCATGAGGGTTGCTGCTGTTATTTGACAGGGGGTGCCGACCATGCCAATTTTATCCATTTATCCTTCCTCCACTTCTTTACCATAAAATGGCCTTCTACTCCTCGGTACTATCTTCTTAAACTTGTCATATTCGGCCTTTTCTAATTTAAAGCCACTTTTTTCTAATATTTTCTCTAATTCTCCTTTTTCTTTCTCTGTTATCTTTTTTATCTTGGCGTTTTTGCCTAGGCTTTCTGCTTCTCCCCTCAAATAAATTTTTCCGCGTATAATTGATTCACCAGCATCTTTTCCAAGGCTTCCTAGGACTATTATCTGTCCCCCCATCATGTAGAGTCCTGTCATGAAACCTGAGTTTCCCCCGATGATTATGGTCCCATTTTTCATTATTTCCCCCGTCCTTGAACCGGCATCTTCTTTTACGATTACTGTGCCACCATATATGCCCTGGCCTACACCGTCACCTGCAGATCCATGGATCGTAATTTTGCCACGGGTCATGTTATCTGCTGGGAACCATCCGGCGTTCCCTTTTATTTCTATCCTGGGGCCGTGTATCATTGTACCGGCGAAGTATCCTGCTGATCCATCTATGATCACTTCAACGTCTCCTGTTAAGCCTGCTGCAAGGTAGTGCATTGCATTTGGGTTTTCTATGATTATCCTGTCATATTCTTTGGCTAATTTTTTGAGTTTGCTGTTAACTTCTCTTGGTGTTTTCCCTTCTGCGTCGATTTTTGCTTCTTTCATCATATGGCCTCCTTTATATTTCGTAGACTCTTACTTCGCCGGGTGCTATCTGTTCAATGTGTCTTGTATCTACTACTTCTCCTAGGGCCATTTCTTCGGAGGCTATAGCGAATATTTCATCATCTTCTGCCATTACTCCTGGTCGCAGGCCTAGTTGGTCTTTTGCTATTCCTATGCCATCTGGTGTTCCGACGATGTATGAAAATGGGCCGTCCATGTCCTTTACTGATTGTTCTAGGGCTTCTTCGAGTGTGTAATCGTTTGAGAGTTTGTCTGCTATGTAGTGTACTATGCATTCTGTGTCGTTTGTTGTTTCGAATATGTGGCCTTTTCTCTCTAAGGGGTCTCTTATTTTCCAGTAGTTTGTTATTTGGCCGTTATGAACTACGGTTATGTCTGGGATTATGTAGCTTTGGAATGGGTGTGCGTGGTATCTGTCTACTATGCTTTCTGTTGAGAATCTTGTGTGTCCTATGGCGTGTGTGCCTTTTTTGGACCATGTGTCATAGCGGTTGGCTATTTCAAGGACTGATCCAACATCTTTTATCATTTCGAATGAGTGACTCCCGTTTAGTACTGTGACGTCTTCTATTTTGTCTATTTCTATTATTAGGGGTTTTAGTTGTGAGAATGAGTCGAGGCTTATCTTGCAACGGTATATTATGTAGTTTTCTACGGATTGTATCTTTTCTTCTGATTTTATCCTTGTTGTGGTTTCTATTGTCTCTTTGACCTTTTTTAGTAGGCCTTTTTTTTCTTTGATTTCTATGTTAAGTAGGTATTCGTCGTCGGCTAGGTTTAGTCCTCCATAGATTGAGAATCCTGCTGAGTCTGGGCCTCTGTGTTGTAGGGCGTGGAGCATTTTTGTCATGTCTCTTCCTGCTTGGTGGGGTTTACCATCTTTGTATACTATCCCGGCTATTCCGCACAATTATAGTACCTCCTTTATGAAGTGTTCGTGGAGTAGGGTGTCGTTGCCTAGTTCTGGATGGAATGCCAGTGCGATGTTTTTTCCTTGTTTTACTGCTATAATTTTGTCGTTGAGTTTTGAGAGGATTTTTACTTTGGGTCCGGTTCTGGTGACTGCTGGCGCTCTTATGAATATGCCATTGAATTCTTTGCCTAGTATTTTTATTTTTTCTTCGAATGATTCTCTTTGTCTTCCGAATGCGTTTCTTTGAACTTTCATGTCTATTATACCTAGTAGGGGTTGTTTGTGGTCTGTTTCTTTTGCTAGGAGTATCATCCCGGCGCAGGTGCCCATTATTGGTATTTTTTCTTTTTTTATGGTTTCTATTATGTTCTCTTTTTCCATGAGTTTGCCTATGACTGTGCTTTCACCACCTGAGATTATCAGAGCATCGCATGATCTTATTTCATCTTTTTTTTTCACTTTTATGGCCTCTGCTTCTATTTTCAATTTTTTTATGGCCTTTTTTGTCATTTTGAAGTGTTCTGAGACGTCTCCTTGGAGGTTTAGTATTCCTATCTTTATCATGGGCAACTCCTTACGAACTTTTTTTGTATATTAAGTTGGTTTCCCAATATAATACTACCGGAAAATGGTTACCGGCACATTTTTTTGGGACCCTCACACAAAAAAACTATACTATACAATGTTCAAAAAACTACCCGTAAATACACTTATAATTGAACAATTATATAAAGGTTTCCATTGGGTGACTAACCCCCACCATAAAAAAAAAGAAGATGAAGTATCAAGGTTCCTTTAACCCTTCCTCTTCAAGCAAGCGCATAACTTCCAAAGTTGAACCTTTCACAAACTCAGCCGCTTCAATAAAAGCCTCCCTTTCACTATCATCCATAAGAAATGGTACAATACCCTCAATACCATCCTTTCCAAGTTTAACAGGGACGCCGAGACAAACATCCTTTATATTTGCTATCTCACCATCAATCAAAGTCGAAACAGTCAATATCCTCTTCTCGTCATTCAAAATAGTCTTAACGATATTAGAAATGGCAAAAGCCGGACCATACTCAGTCGCACCCTTCCTACTAATAATATTACTACCCGCATTTATCACCTTCTTAATAGTACCATTCAAATCAAAAGGC belongs to Methanothermobacter tenebrarum and includes:
- a CDS encoding CDGSH iron-sulfur domain-containing protein; translated protein: MKPRIKILKDGPCLVMGNIPLYYGEIVTDEEGHTIDIIEKGEYTPKGTYILCRCGGSNDKPYCDGTHSIIGFDGAETASRDPYISRALTFESEKVRLTDLPELCDHSRFCMRAGGIRELIKKGDPESIKTAIEEAEICPSGRLVLWFKDTGTAYEKKFEKSIVVIYDKQKKCEGPLWVRGGIPIESSDEYEYEVRNRVTLCRCGLSENKPFCDGSHWMTSEEKLAFKKKWGLL
- the acs gene encoding acetate--CoA ligase; amino-acid sequence: MAEDTTVLLEEKRVFKPNYKIVEEAHIKNWEAELEKGKNIEKYWAEKAKELEWFQKWDKVLDDSNKPFYKWFTNGKINMTYNAVDRWIHTSKRNQVAILYVNERGDEEKLTYYELYRQVNKMANALKSLGIKKGDVVALYMPMCPEAIITMLACAKIGAPHTVIYSGLSVGALVERVNDAKAKIIVTADGTYRRGKIIELKKIVDEAILRCPTVQTTVILEHTGIPIELSDISGKEVLFDSIIEGEDDKCEPEIMDSEDPLFILYTSGTTGKPKGVVHTTGGYMVGVSTTTKLVFDIHDDDIFWCTADIGWITGHSYIVYGPLLVGTTTVVYEGAPDYPDPGVWWKIIEEHGITKFYTAPTAIRHLMRFGDKYPRLYDLSTLKILGSVGEPINPEAWIWYYKNIGREKCPIMDTWWQTETGMHLISPLPVTPLKPGSVTKPLPGIEAEIVDKNGKPVPPGKGGHLVIKTPWPAMLRTLYKDEKRYIETYWENIPGGVYTTGDMARMDEDGYIWIQGRSDDVLNIAGHRIGTAEVESAFVSHPAVAEAAVIGKSDPVKGEVIKAFLILKKGYSLNTALIGDLKKHVRHELGPVAVIGEMVQVDKLPKTRSGKIMRRILRAKEEGLELGDTSTLEE
- a CDS encoding GXGXG domain-containing protein; protein product: MKEAKIDAEGKTPREVNSKLKKLAKEYDRIIIENPNAMHYLAAGLTGDVEVIIDGSAGYFAGTMIHGPRIEIKGNAGWFPADNMTRGKITIHGSAGDGVGQGIYGGTVIVKEDAGSRTGEIMKNGTIIIGGNSGFMTGLYMMGGQIIVLGSLGKDAGESIIRGKIYLRGEAESLGKNAKIKKITEKEKGELEKILEKSGFKLEKAEYDKFKKIVPRSRRPFYGKEVEEG
- a CDS encoding Coenzyme F420 hydrogenase/dehydrogenase, beta subunit C-terminal domain: MDKIGMVGTPCQITAATLMKDYESFIKEFPVTLKIGLFCMENFSYKYLKKLLKGKGISLKEIIQCRIEGGSAKFHLNNGDIISVPLKELKEAMRKSCQICMDYTAEQADISIGSVGSPRGWSTIIIRTKKGLELIKAAEKNKYIKTRPIDDHGLELLQSLAAKKKEKNLIEIKEREKVARQVMYWRVMPETQYLEEVTDYQFRDLKGDVIDIGACVLCGACLLSCPEEIIKIEDRKPEIRGECPPACNACYIACPRTYVPDNLISHETAKKPLGNYIKILSAKAPMFKGQDGGVVTALLSYALSEGIVDKVLVVDKDTQNPWKPIPKLTRHIEDVVKAAGTKYSACPIFKAMGGS
- a CDS encoding acetate uptake transporter, translated to MGQETVTIVDKTANPAPLGLLGFGMTTVLLNVHNAGLIPLTSMILAMGFAYGGIAQILACAMEYKKGNTFATLAFGSYGLFWWSLVFLLMVPQITILKTTGTPVQTADPASLAAYLFMWGLFTLLMFIATLRLSRGLQVIFISLAVLFFLLTIGELTGSKLITMIAGYEGIFTGASAIYVGLGEVINEVYGRDIIPV
- a CDS encoding glutamate synthase-related protein; this translates as MPFKVERKAEICKRNFDRPGCCWYLCDNRDEEQCKGCFSCYNNCPHEVYEIIKGEPHPIRHENCVGCRICEEMCPNNAIEVNAVAEDRRNVWSLADLTEIQRKSEEGTYKVRGCGALRRIPTFDDLVLVPAQVSRPPIDKYREPCNTKVILGDRYAENPLELDTPIMIAAMSFGAISKEAKIALAMGATLAGTATNTGEGGMLPEERKYASKLIAQYASGRFGVSAAYLNNSEAIEIKIGQGAKAGMGGHLLGEKVTGEVSRIRMIPEGTDALSPARHMDIVGPEDLSMKISQLREITDWRVPIMVKFTSGRVRDDVKIAAKAGADIVVVDGMQGGTGAGPDVVTEHAGIPTIAAIVEADEALREVNLREEVSLVAAGGIRSGADVAKAIALGADAVYIGTAALVAIGCRVCQMCYAGTCRKGIATQDPLLRKRLDYVEGGKRVARYIEAMTEELCMLTQQAGNTDVRKLEKDDLRALNLETAALTGVKMAGMEAPLPSL
- a CDS encoding glutamine amidotransferase; the protein is MCGIAGIVYKDGKPHQAGRDMTKMLHALQHRGPDSAGFSIYGGLNLADDEYLLNIEIKEKKGLLKKVKETIETTTRIKSEEKIQSVENYIIYRCKISLDSFSQLKPLIIEIDKIEDVTVLNGSHSFEMIKDVGSVLEIANRYDTWSKKGTHAIGHTRFSTESIVDRYHAHPFQSYIIPDITVVHNGQITNYWKIRDPLERKGHIFETTNDTECIVHYIADKLSNDYTLEEALEQSVKDMDGPFSYIVGTPDGIGIAKDQLGLRPGVMAEDDEIFAIASEEMALGEVVDTRHIEQIAPGEVRVYEI
- a CDS encoding MFS transporter, yielding MKLYVLLAATLSSFLTPFMGSSINVALPVIGREFQIDAILQTWIPTAYLLAAAMFAVPFGRLSEIKGMKKIFIYGNIIFFIASLLSALAPNAILLIIFRLLQGVGSAMMFVTGLAILTRVYPPMERGKVIGINTAAVYVGLSLGPVLGGALTHYIGWRSLFLVTIPITLLVVFIMSRVREDWADAKGETFDLGGSISYSTFLFLLIYGFSILPDKTAYILLIGSILIASLFFWIELNNPSPVFNLRLFKNFTFTFSSLAALINYSATFGVSLLLSYYLQYIKGLTPNIAGLILVIQPVLMALVAPVAGRASDKFNPQKLAALGMAIISIALFSLTFINALTPLWMILISLAILGIGFGLFSSPNTNAIMSSVEKKYFGIASATVSTMRLIGQSFSIGIVTLIFALILGRVKIEPSNFNLLLRSTHISFSVFAILCFIGIFAALARRRSATNET